A window of Cryptomeria japonica chromosome 3, Sugi_1.0, whole genome shotgun sequence contains these coding sequences:
- the LOC131047951 gene encoding GDSL esterase/lipase LTL1: protein MPTTSISVNHSTVRSEKKMSRLVGSLVGLLVILSCCFCDVKAATAYFVFGDSLVDNGNNNYVATTARADSYPYGIDYPTGRPTGRFSNGLNIADFISRKLGAESVLPYLSPALNGNALLRGANFASAGVGILNDTGVQFANIIRMPQQFQYFIQYKNRVAQTLGAAAADRLVAQGLMSITLGGNDYVNNYYLLPVSARSVQYTLPAYTQLIVSEYKKYLRRMYDLGGRRVLVTSTGPLGCAPGVKVSRSRNGECAVELQQAASLFNSQLKSVINQLNSEVSVQVFTFADSYSMNMGLFNNPTAYGFVNTTDACCGQGRYNGAGLCTAASNLCSNRDTYLFWDNYHLSQKANRIIVDEIFQGSSSVMSPLNLSQMMKLDN, encoded by the exons ATGCCCACAACTTCCATCTCTGTAAATCATTCCACTGTGAGGAGTGAGAAAAAGATGTCAAGACTTGTTGGGTCACTTGTTGGATTGCTTGTCatattatcatgttgtttttgtgaTGTAAAAGCAGCGACTGCGTACTTCGTGTTTGGAGATTCACTGGTGGATAATGGCAACAACAATTACGTTGCCACTACTGCTAGAGCCGACAGCTATCCTTACGGAATAGATTACCCCACTGGAAGACCCACCGGCCGATTCTCTAACGGACTCAATATAGCGGATTTTATAA GTAGGAAGCTGGGGGCAGAATCTGTGCTACCGTATTTGAGTCCTGCACTTAACGGAAATGCATTGCTCAGGGGTGCTAACTTCGCTTCTGCAGGCGTTGGAATTCTAAACGACACTGGAGTGCAATTC GCAAATATTATCAGAATGCCACAGCAGTTTCAGtattttattcaatataaaaacagGGTCGCGCAGACCCTTGGAGCTGCTGCAGCTGACAGACTTGTTGCACAAGGTCTTATGTCGATTACTCTCGGAGGAAATGATTACGTCAATAACTACTACCTTCTCCCTGTCTCAGCGAGATCTGTTCAGTATACATTACCGGCGTACACTCAGTTAATAGTATCGGAATATAAGAAATATCTCAGG CGAATGTACGACTTGGGAGGCAGAAGAGTGCTAGTAACATCAACAGGACCATTGGGTTGTGCTCCTGGAGTAAAGGTCAGCAGGTCTCGCAATGGCGAATGCGCTGTAGAACTTCAGCAAGCTGCTTCGCTGTTTAACTCACAGCTTAAATCTGTTATAAATCAACTCAACAGTGAGGTTTCTGTTCAGGTTTTTACCTTTGCTGACAGCTACTCAATGAACATGGGCTTGTTCAATAATCCTACAGCATACG GGTTTGTGAATACGACGGATGCATGTTGCGGACAAGGAAGATACAATGGAGCCGGCCTTTGCACTGCGGCTTCAAATCTATGTAGTAACAGAGACACCTACTTGTTCTGGGACAATTACCATCTCTCTCAAAAGGCTAACAGAATCATTGTCGATGAGATTTTCCAGGGCTCGTCTTCTGTTATGAGCCCTCTCAACCTCAGCCAGATGATGAAACTAGATAACTAA